The Xenopus laevis strain J_2021 chromosome 5L, Xenopus_laevis_v10.1, whole genome shotgun sequence genome has a segment encoding these proteins:
- the LOC108716168 gene encoding protein kinase C delta type, with translation MKRIHLDFGDSDPGPSREKRKKTTERARSLEEQWVPDKCCREEKRKREESNKGGADTVRPAKSSRLDPLSVSSYDIFSKLGAGGFGKVMLAKLKGRGPYVALKSIRKAEETNYSNLATEAHVLKISTDCRVLCQGYAAFETQRHAFYVMEYLSGGNLGDELDKHGRFDMDRVRDLKPLNILLDHDGHAVISDFGLAVQNIFKDDTTTGRVGTLRYMAPEMLQGKPYNAAVDWWSLGHTIYEMATADALINNSNIKEQMYSIILDEPKLPHWLDKDLRHLLRKLLRKNPSQRLGARGDIRCHPFFEFIDWVVLENEETQPPYKPKAPKQKLFKPYKGKPPLSYLEPQKEDPSSANGNIISNFSFLHSSWQE, from the exons agaaagaaaacaacgGAGAGAGCGAGGAGTCTGGAGGAGCAGTGGGTCCCAGATAAGTGCTGCAGGgaggagaaaaggaaaagggaggaGAGCAATAAAG GAGGAGCTGACACCGTGAGACCAGCTAAGTCTTCCAGGCTTGACCCGCTCAGTGTCTCCAGCTATGACATCTTCTCTAAGCTGGGAGCTGGAGGATTTGGCAAA GTCATGCTGGCCAAACTAAAAGGCAGGGGGCCATATGTGGCACTAAAATCAATAAGAAAAGCAGAGGAGACCAACTACAGCAACCTTGCCACTGAGGCACACGTTCTGAAAATCTCAACGGATTGCCGAGTCCTCTGCCAAGGCTATGCTGCTTTTGAAACCCAG CGGCATGCCTTCTATGTTATGGAGTATCTGAGCGGGGGAAATCTAGGAGACGAGTTGGATAAACACGGCCGGTTCGATATGGACAGAGTCCG AGACCTTAAACCCCTCAACATCCTACTGGATCACGATGGCCATGCTGTGATCTCAGACTTCGGCCTGGCTGTACAAAACATCTTCAAGGATGATACCACCACTGGCCGGGTTGGAACCCTGCGATACATGGCCCCGGAG ATGCTACAAGGAAAACCATATAATGCAGCAGTTGACTGGTGGTCATTGGGCCACACCATCTACGAAATGGCCACTGCAGATGCCCTAATTAACAACAGCAACATCAAGGAGCAAATGTATTCCATCATCTTGGATGAGCCTAAATTACCTCATTGGCTGGATAAAGACCTTAGACATCTTCTGAGAAAG CTCCTTAGAAAGAATCCAAGCCAGCGGCTCGGTGCACGAGGGGACATCAGATGCCACCCGTTCTTTGAGTTCATTGACTGGGTGGTGCTGGAAAATGAAGAAACCCAACCCCCTTACAAGCCAAAAGCA CCAAAACAAAAGCTATTCAAGCCTTATAAAGGAAAGCCGCCGCTGTCATATCTGGAGCCCCAGAAGGAAGATCCTTCATCAGCAAATGGAAACATCATTTCCAACTTCTCGTTTCTACATTCCTCCTGGCAGGAGTAA